The segment AATTTGGTCATCGAACGGACGGCTCGAAGCCAGCCTGAATTTTGAACACCCAGATTTTGACGAAGGGAGGAACTGTTCATGGACGTCGCAAACCGGTACCGCTGTGAGTTACGGCGTCAAAAATATTCCGGATTTGAGTGGCTTCGCCCCAAGGACATTTTAGATCGTGGGCAAAAATGCAGATTCCGCGGCCGCATTGCGTATTTACGTTGAACCTGCTCCAACGCGATTATTCCGGGAATTTGGATCCGTCGGAGGCATTTTTATGCAATGGCTGAACTATGAGCTACGATTCCGCATTCGCACTTTTTCTCGACGAGCCTCACCGTGGTCAGCTATCTGACGTTACCAATTCGATTGCTGGGAATCGTGCTGATGGCTTCCGTTTGCCTGCAAGTCGTGGCACCGCTCCGGTCCATTGAGACCACGTTCTCCAATCTTGGTGGCGATCCTGGCAGCCAGGCGATCGTCGCAACGTCGCCGCAGACTGAGGATGCTTCGTCCCTGATTTCCATGGGGCTGGGACTGGTCGCGATCGTCTCAATCTGGTTGATCTACCAAACCTGGCAGCAGCAGACCCAACTTGCCAACGGTGAACTGCGTCGTCGACGCGACGCGAACAAAGAATAGACGCGGCAGCGTAAATCAAAAACTCAGTTTGCATACCGGTTCCAAAGTTTTCCTGCTTGAGCCATCGTCGGCCCAAGTTTGGATTCCGTCGTCGCGTCCTATTCGCCTTTAACGTGTTTCGCAAACCAGCGAATCATCTCCGCCTGAGTCTGCAGCACACTTTGCCGAGCCCGATAGCCGTGCGACTCGTGCGGCAACATCACCAGGCGAACCGTTCCACCATTCCCTTTGATCGCCTGATAGAGTCGCTGGCTTTGGATTGGGAACGTACCACTGTTGTTGTCACTGTCGCCGTGGATCAACAATAGTGGCTCATTGATTTTGTCCGCGTGCATGAACGGGCTGATCGAATGGTAGATATCCTTGGCGTCCCAATAGCTACGTCGTTCGGACTGAAATCCAAACGGAGTCAGCGTTCGATTGTAAGCGCCCGACCGGGCGATGCCGGCTTTGAACAGGTCGCAATGAGCCATCAGGTTGGCGGTCATGAAAGCTCCATAGCTGTGCCCACCGACGCCAACGCGATTCCGATCCGCGACACCCATTTCGACCGCCTTGTCGATCGCCGCCTGAGCCGAATCGACGATCTGTTCGATAAAGGTATCGTTCATGGTTTCCGGATCGCCAACGATCGGCATGGTGGCCGCGTCCATCACGGCGTATCCCTGAGTCAAAAACGTCAGATGCGTGATGCCTCGCATACGAGTGAATCTGGCGTCGGAACCTGAAACCTGTCCAGCAGTTGACGGGTCATTGAACTCCTGTGGATAAGCCCATACCAGCAACGGAAGCTTCGTGCCTTCTTTGTAGTCGCCGGGGAGATACAGCGTTGCGGATAACGGAACGCCGTCTTTCCGTTTGTACGTGACCAATTGTTTCTTGATCGAGCGAATCTGCGGTGTCGGGTCACGGAATTCCGTCAGTGGCTCGTACGAGTCGGTGGAAAGGTCTCGGCGGCGATAGTTGGACGGCGAAGTTGTGTCCTCGTAGTCCGTTATCAAAATCGGAACAGCAGCCTTCCCGGAATCGTCGTCGGCAAATCCAGAAATTCGAACCGGCGCCTCGAGGGCTCCCTCTTCACAACGCCAAAGGCGTTTCGTTTCCAGGCTGGAAAGACTCTGGCTGTCGACGAACGGAAGATTGCCCTTGGGCGATGCTCCGTTACCGAACCGAAAAACGTCGTCACCGTTTTGCAGCGCCACGTAATGACCTGTTTCGTCTGGCACCTGAACAAGCCGCCCGGGATCGCCGTATCGATCGCGAACGCTCCGATCGACCAACGTCAACGGCGTCACGTCCGGCTGGCTCAAGTCGTGAAGCAGCGTGCGGACCCATCGTCGATCACGATCGTACTCCGTCATCGCGACCCGATTTGCGTCACTGAAAAAGTCTGCTCCGAACCAACGATGTTCGGTCTTGATGACTGGAGTTGGCTCGGCATCAAACGGAGCGGCCAGCATCGAAACCTGATCGCGAAACGGAGCTTCCACGTTCGGGTCTCCACCGTCGAGAGCTTCGCCCCAGATCAACGTCGCGTCTCGCTTCGACATCCAGTCGATTCGCCGCCGGCCAAGCCGAACACCTTCGATCGGAATATTCTCCTCCATCGGAACATCGGCGACCAAATATTGCTCGTTGCCATCAAGATCGGTCACGGTAACTTTGTGCGGAAACGATCGCCAGGTCAGCAGATATGAAAATGGCTTTTGCAGTCGCTGGACCAGCAAGTGCTTTCCGTCGGGTGAGGGGTTCACGCCAAAGTAAATATCCGGTGCGGCGAATTTCTTGACGACAGTGCCGTCCAAATCGACAACGATCAATTCATTGCTGGCGTAATACTCAAACAGCCGTTCGTCGTAGGGAGTCTTGAGCAAGTCCTGATACGTTCGAGTCGGCGAAGTGTTTCCCGCGGACTCCTGAATCGACGGTCCGGCCGGTGCCACCGGCGGTTTCGGTTCGGCGCCTCGCGATTCCGGAACGGCCAACAACAGCACATGTTTCGCGTCCGGCATCCACTGTGGCGACTGCATGACAGTCGAAAGGTTGTCGTGCAATTGGCGAATCTCGCCCGACTCGACCAGGCAAACGTATAGCGCGGTTCCAGAGTCGGTGATCTGCGTGAACAGAAACTTCTTGGAATCGTGACTCCAACGGATCCAGCCAATTTTGGCATCGTCGCCCTGAATCAGTTGCTTGCCGGTGTCATCAGACTTGCTGTCGGTCTTTCGCAGGCTAATGCCGCGATACCATGAATTCTGAAACCTTGCGTTGGCTTGCGGGTCAATTCTCAATCCTGCCAATCGCAACCGGCGACGGGCGATGTCGGCGATATCCGGCATGGCATCGAGGTGCAGAAACAGCATCCAGCTCGAATCCGGACTAAAGCTGACAATCGGCTCCGGTTTGGCATCAATGATATCGACGACTTCCTGTGGAGGCAGTTGCCAGGTTTCGTCAGCAGCAACGGGTGAGCTCATAAGAATGATCAACAGAAGAAATACAGTGCGCATGATACGTTCCTTGGAAAGAGAATCGCTGCCTTTAATGTAGCCGCACGAGTATCGTTTCGGGAGTGGCAGTGCGATTTCGTCTGGCCGGAATTCGGGAGTTTGACAAATCCGCCGAAGCCTCTCCGTCGACGTGTCTGCAGCCGCTAATGGTAGCTGCACATCCAACCCAGCGTTTGTTCGGCAACCAGCAAGGCGACCAACAATAACAGCAGCAGTCGATTGAGCGACGAGACGGATTTTTGCTTTGGCTCTGCGTTAAACTGATCCCAGTTCGTGATCGCAGGAAGCTGATCGCCGAAAACTTGCGACAGCTTGTCGTCGCGAGCCAGTTGCAAGTCGCTTTCTGCGTGATCGACATTCAATGCAACACGTTCTACCGCTGAGGTTGAGTCCATTTGGCGAAAACGCAATTCATAGACTCCGGGAACTCCTGTGCTTCGATTGATGATCGATTGAAGGCTCTCACCAATCTGCCCTCGCAGTCCCTCGTCGGTCTGCGAAAGCCGAATCTTGCTTTCAATCCGATCTTCCGATTCTGTGGGACTCAACAACGTAACATCCGGAGTCACCGAACCAGTCGGTTTGAGTATTTCGACCACATCGCCGACCAATCGATCGTCGTGAGGGAACTTGCCGCTGGCCAGATAATCCTGCAGCAAGAGAAGGATCGGCGGAAAGGTTGCGTTGCGCATCCAGTTGTTCCACTGAGGCCCGGCAGTGGTCATGAACAACATCGTCCGGCCTTTTTGGTATTGTCCGTCGATCACCAATGGCATCTGCCGATTGCCGCGAAGCGTCGCAAGAACTTTGGCTTGCGAGGGAGGTTTCTGCAGCCACGAAAACGAGGGTCTCAGCGTCTTCTTGACTTGCACCAGGTCCAACAATGAGTTCCGCACATCGTTGACCGGTGCGAAAATCGGATGCGTTGCAGCCACAATATCCGCTGGCATCCCATCTTCGCGTTCGTCGACGTCCAGTTCATCCGCAAGCTCGACAGGCAGCAATCCTTGGCCGTTTTCATAGAAGTTCAGATTGAAAAACCCAAAATTGGTATTCGGGCCGGCGAAGTAAACCAACCCTCCGCCATCAGCCACGAACGACTTCACATTCTTGACAGCCCCCTCATCGATTTGTCCGACGTCGCAGAGAAAAATGACGTCGAACCGAGACAGCGATTCAGCGGTGGCATCTCTCAGAAAGTCAGCCGTCTGAACTTCGGCACGGATGCCCGTCATGCTGTTTGGATTCAGAGCCAGCGACAGAAAATCTGCATGTTGACGATTCGGACGGTACACAATGAGCACGTCTGCATTGGACTCAATATCGACCACGCAATTCCGCACATTGTCCTTCGCGACCGCGTCTTCGCCGATCGTCGCCGTGACGCTGTGCTGTCCGACTTGACCAAAGTAAACCGGAAAGATTCGCGTTTCCGATTGGCCAGGTTCAATTGACTCGATGAAGACCGTTGGCAATTCCTCGGTCGACGCATCGGAGTCTGCAGACCCCAGAGCAGGGCGTCTGAAAACTGTGGAGCCGACCTCAACCTGAACCTTATTGGCAATGTCTTCCGAAAAGTTACTGACGGTGACTTCCATCATCAAAGGCGTTTCAGCTACACGCACGTTTCCAATCGGCTTCAGACCCGTGACGGCAAGATTCGCGTGGACTGTTTTGACGCATCGAATCAGTTCGACCGCGGCGCCGGAGTCAGAAAGCGATTCTAGCGATTGGCCAATCGAACTGGTTTGCTGCCAGTCTTTTTCCCGGAAGTCCGAAAGCAGATAGACGATCGCGTTTTCCTGAGTCCGTGCTTTCACCAGATCGGCGACCGCTTCGAGTGACCTCTGCGAATCAACGGGGAACGCCGAAGGCCGCAAGCCTGCCAACGACGATTCGACTTGGCGGGCAAACGAAGAATCAACCGTTTGGTTTTCGATGTCAAAAGCTGGCACCAGCGATTCTGATTCGTCCAATGGCTCGAATCCGGAGTACCTCAGCAGTGAAATGCGATGGTTGCCACGACTACGAGCACGGCTGACAATTTGCAAAATCGTCGAACGGGCTCGATCCATTGCCGTGCCCTGTGCGTCGCGATCCGACATCGAAAAACTGTCATCGACCAGCACGTAATGATGCGTGGAGCGACCGCCAAGCAGCGCCGCAATTCGATCGTTTTCGCAGCCGACTTGCGATAGCAAAAACAATCCCAGCAACAAAATTGCGATCCGCGACAGCAGCAACAAGAGCTGCTTCAGCCATACCCAGTTGCGATTTTTGCGATGGCTCTTGAGCAGAAAATCCATCGCCGCCCATTCGATGGTCTTGTGGCGAACGAGATTGATCAGGTGAATCAGAATCGGCAGGGCGACCAGTCCGGCGATCAAACCAGCCCAAACAGCGGGCGAAGAGGTAAACAGATTGCTGAACATGGCTATTTCCTCGCCATTCGGCGGCTGAGAAACTGAGCCAACGCCGCGTCCATCGGGTCGGTCGTGCGAACCATCGCGTAGTCGATCGACGCTCTGGCACAGCCACGCCGAACTTCGGCCAGAAACTCATTGATGGCTTCGAGGTAACCGTCTCGCAGCGCTTTCGGATTGCAGTTCAGCTTCGTGTCGGACTCCAAATCCGAAAACCGCGACGAACCCGAAAACGGAAACTCAAGCTCGTCTTCGTCCAACACATGCAGCACCAAAACGTCATGGCCGCGTTGCCGCAAAAGTCGCAGGCCTTTCAAAGTCGACTGGACGTCACCGAACAGATCCGAAATTACGATCATGATGCCACGCCGAGGAAAAGTTTCGGCAGCATCGGAGAAGATTGAACTGAGGTCCGTTTTTCGC is part of the Mariniblastus fucicola genome and harbors:
- a CDS encoding S9 family peptidase, whose translation is MRTVFLLLIILMSSPVAADETWQLPPQEVVDIIDAKPEPIVSFSPDSSWMLFLHLDAMPDIADIARRRLRLAGLRIDPQANARFQNSWYRGISLRKTDSKSDDTGKQLIQGDDAKIGWIRWSHDSKKFLFTQITDSGTALYVCLVESGEIRQLHDNLSTVMQSPQWMPDAKHVLLLAVPESRGAEPKPPVAPAGPSIQESAGNTSPTRTYQDLLKTPYDERLFEYYASNELIVVDLDGTVVKKFAAPDIYFGVNPSPDGKHLLVQRLQKPFSYLLTWRSFPHKVTVTDLDGNEQYLVADVPMEENIPIEGVRLGRRRIDWMSKRDATLIWGEALDGGDPNVEAPFRDQVSMLAAPFDAEPTPVIKTEHRWFGADFFSDANRVAMTEYDRDRRWVRTLLHDLSQPDVTPLTLVDRSVRDRYGDPGRLVQVPDETGHYVALQNGDDVFRFGNGASPKGNLPFVDSQSLSSLETKRLWRCEEGALEAPVRISGFADDDSGKAAVPILITDYEDTTSPSNYRRRDLSTDSYEPLTEFRDPTPQIRSIKKQLVTYKRKDGVPLSATLYLPGDYKEGTKLPLLVWAYPQEFNDPSTAGQVSGSDARFTRMRGITHLTFLTQGYAVMDAATMPIVGDPETMNDTFIEQIVDSAQAAIDKAVEMGVADRNRVGVGGHSYGAFMTANLMAHCDLFKAGIARSGAYNRTLTPFGFQSERRSYWDAKDIYHSISPFMHADKINEPLLLIHGDSDNNSGTFPIQSQRLYQAIKGNGGTVRLVMLPHESHGYRARQSVLQTQAEMIRWFAKHVKGE
- a CDS encoding glutamine amidotransferase, with product MFSNLFTSSPAVWAGLIAGLVALPILIHLINLVRHKTIEWAAMDFLLKSHRKNRNWVWLKQLLLLLSRIAILLLGLFLLSQVGCENDRIAALLGGRSTHHYVLVDDSFSMSDRDAQGTAMDRARSTILQIVSRARSRGNHRISLLRYSGFEPLDESESLVPAFDIENQTVDSSFARQVESSLAGLRPSAFPVDSQRSLEAVADLVKARTQENAIVYLLSDFREKDWQQTSSIGQSLESLSDSGAAVELIRCVKTVHANLAVTGLKPIGNVRVAETPLMMEVTVSNFSEDIANKVQVEVGSTVFRRPALGSADSDASTEELPTVFIESIEPGQSETRIFPVYFGQVGQHSVTATIGEDAVAKDNVRNCVVDIESNADVLIVYRPNRQHADFLSLALNPNSMTGIRAEVQTADFLRDATAESLSRFDVIFLCDVGQIDEGAVKNVKSFVADGGGLVYFAGPNTNFGFFNLNFYENGQGLLPVELADELDVDEREDGMPADIVAATHPIFAPVNDVRNSLLDLVQVKKTLRPSFSWLQKPPSQAKVLATLRGNRQMPLVIDGQYQKGRTMLFMTTAGPQWNNWMRNATFPPILLLLQDYLASGKFPHDDRLVGDVVEILKPTGSVTPDVTLLSPTESEDRIESKIRLSQTDEGLRGQIGESLQSIINRSTGVPGVYELRFRQMDSTSAVERVALNVDHAESDLQLARDDKLSQVFGDQLPAITNWDQFNAEPKQKSVSSLNRLLLLLLVALLVAEQTLGWMCSYH